In Juglans microcarpa x Juglans regia isolate MS1-56 chromosome 7D, Jm3101_v1.0, whole genome shotgun sequence, the following are encoded in one genomic region:
- the LOC121240029 gene encoding uncharacterized protein LOC121240029 isoform X3: protein MQMAMMLGRSGGGGAFGVSSFPSSSSCSSSSSSSSCFMQNAKPTSLSTLPLKVCKFVTHHRYIIACSTLQESSTSTVTAETKEVKTAQKQAPAKAKPPAKAPVKPLPQMMEEDVIPSLKAIFEAQDDISELELSFHDNREGNPYFFWAFFPNGVLTGPKGFSLSSYGSEASTVEPFLIDEKKITANHVVFWVEKRLAAQGIIPVWKD from the exons ATGCAAATGGCAATGATGCTGGGAAGatcaggaggaggaggagcattTGGAGTTTCAAGCTTTCCATCTTCGTCTTCatgttcttcctcttcttcctcctcctcatgTTTCATGCAAAATGCCAAGCCTACCTCGTTATCCACCCTCCCTTTG aaggtatgtAAATTTGTAACCCATCACAGATACATCATCGCCTGCTCTACTCTGCAAGAATCATCGACTTCTACAG TGACTGCAGAAACAAAGGAAGTGAAGACAGCCCAAAAACAAGCTCCAGCAAAGGCCAAACCTCCAGCAAAAGCTCCGGTCAAGCCTCTTCCTCAGATGATGGAGGAAGATGTCATCCCTTCACTGAAAGCCATATTCGAAGCTCAAGATGATATTTCTGAACTTGAACTATCTTTCCATGATAACAGG GAGGGCAATCCTTATTTCTTTTGGGCATTCTTCCCCAATGGAGTCCTCACAG GTCCAAAAGGGTTTTCTCTGTCCTCCTATGGCTCAGAAGCAAGCACTGTTGAGCCCTTTCTCATTGATGAGAAGAAAATCACAGCGAACCACGTTGTCTTTTGGGTTGAAAAACGTTTGGCAGCCCAAGGAATCATTCCTGTGTGGAAAGATTAA
- the LOC121240029 gene encoding uncharacterized protein LOC121240029 isoform X1: protein MQMAMMLGRSGGGGAFGVSSFPSSSSCSSSSSSSSCFMQNAKPTSLSTLPLKVCKFVTHHRYIIACSTLQESSTSTVTAETKEVKTAQKQAPAKAKPPAKAPVKPLPQMMEEDVIPSLKAIFEAQDDISELELSFHDNRLEGSFLKEGNPYFFWAFFPNGVLTGPKGFSLSSYGSEASTVEPFLIDEKKITANHVVFWVEKRLAAQGIIPVWKD from the exons ATGCAAATGGCAATGATGCTGGGAAGatcaggaggaggaggagcattTGGAGTTTCAAGCTTTCCATCTTCGTCTTCatgttcttcctcttcttcctcctcctcatgTTTCATGCAAAATGCCAAGCCTACCTCGTTATCCACCCTCCCTTTG aaggtatgtAAATTTGTAACCCATCACAGATACATCATCGCCTGCTCTACTCTGCAAGAATCATCGACTTCTACAG TGACTGCAGAAACAAAGGAAGTGAAGACAGCCCAAAAACAAGCTCCAGCAAAGGCCAAACCTCCAGCAAAAGCTCCGGTCAAGCCTCTTCCTCAGATGATGGAGGAAGATGTCATCCCTTCACTGAAAGCCATATTCGAAGCTCAAGATGATATTTCTGAACTTGAACTATCTTTCCATGATAACAGG TTGGAAGGTTCCTTTCTAAAGGAGGGCAATCCTTATTTCTTTTGGGCATTCTTCCCCAATGGAGTCCTCACAG GTCCAAAAGGGTTTTCTCTGTCCTCCTATGGCTCAGAAGCAAGCACTGTTGAGCCCTTTCTCATTGATGAGAAGAAAATCACAGCGAACCACGTTGTCTTTTGGGTTGAAAAACGTTTGGCAGCCCAAGGAATCATTCCTGTGTGGAAAGATTAA
- the LOC121240029 gene encoding uncharacterized protein LOC121240029 isoform X2, whose amino-acid sequence MQMAMMLGRSGGGGAFGVSSFPSSSSCSSSSSSSSCFMQNAKPTSLSTLPLKVCKFVTHHRYIIACSTLQESSTSTETKEVKTAQKQAPAKAKPPAKAPVKPLPQMMEEDVIPSLKAIFEAQDDISELELSFHDNRLEGSFLKEGNPYFFWAFFPNGVLTGPKGFSLSSYGSEASTVEPFLIDEKKITANHVVFWVEKRLAAQGIIPVWKD is encoded by the exons ATGCAAATGGCAATGATGCTGGGAAGatcaggaggaggaggagcattTGGAGTTTCAAGCTTTCCATCTTCGTCTTCatgttcttcctcttcttcctcctcctcatgTTTCATGCAAAATGCCAAGCCTACCTCGTTATCCACCCTCCCTTTG aaggtatgtAAATTTGTAACCCATCACAGATACATCATCGCCTGCTCTACTCTGCAAGAATCATCGACTTCTACAG AAACAAAGGAAGTGAAGACAGCCCAAAAACAAGCTCCAGCAAAGGCCAAACCTCCAGCAAAAGCTCCGGTCAAGCCTCTTCCTCAGATGATGGAGGAAGATGTCATCCCTTCACTGAAAGCCATATTCGAAGCTCAAGATGATATTTCTGAACTTGAACTATCTTTCCATGATAACAGG TTGGAAGGTTCCTTTCTAAAGGAGGGCAATCCTTATTTCTTTTGGGCATTCTTCCCCAATGGAGTCCTCACAG GTCCAAAAGGGTTTTCTCTGTCCTCCTATGGCTCAGAAGCAAGCACTGTTGAGCCCTTTCTCATTGATGAGAAGAAAATCACAGCGAACCACGTTGTCTTTTGGGTTGAAAAACGTTTGGCAGCCCAAGGAATCATTCCTGTGTGGAAAGATTAA
- the LOC121240031 gene encoding uncharacterized protein LOC121240031 has translation MTCARVSLSPSLRPDLSEFALIVEREREMLENPTPTLQAADTTIKRYAPPNQRNRTLNRRKTADRFERPSSLHGNDLEKNQVAVSRNFSTIDHGDSVSSNLLNETPRSRLIALEGCCSSEASRLLNERWAAALHHYNNPSTDLSERPVMYSGSAASAWGGQFKLPHQIMAPPSSSQMDFLVELRRAMRNANANFGN, from the exons ATGACCTGTGCGCGTGtatctctctctccgtctcttcGACCTGACCTTTCCGAGTTCGCACTGatcgtagagagagagagagagatgctggAAAACCCTACACCAACTCTACAAGCAGCAGATACAACTATCAAGCGCTATGCTCCTCCTAATCAAAG GAATCGTACTCTGAACAGGCGCAAGACGGCAG ATCGGTTTGAAAGACCAAGCAGTCTTCATGGAAATGATTTAGAGAAGAATCAAGTTGCCGTTTCAAGAAATTTCTCCACCATTGATCATGGGGATTCGGTGAGCAGCAATCTTCTGAATGAAACCCCTCGTTCGAGATTAATAGCTTTAGAAGGGTGCTGTAGCAGTGAAGCTTCTCGACTCTTGAATGAAC GTTGGGCAGCTGCATTACATCACTATAATAATCCATCAACAGATTTATCTG AGAGACCAGTTATGTACTCGGGAAGTGCTGCATCCGCATGGGGTGGTCAATTTAAACTTCCACATCAG ATAATGGCTCCACCTTCCAGTTCACAGATGGACTTCTTGGTTGAACTTCGCCGTGCTATGCGCAATGCAAATGCCAATTTTGGCAATTAG
- the LOC121240025 gene encoding TLC domain-containing protein 4-like — MVEFPFTLHHDFLSSAGYVSQTKGYHWVASVVSGIVVCITVYKLTGIISLLSFKGYGKLSNAQKVEWNNRGFSTFHALVVAFVSLYLLLLSDTFDENSRGDLIVTRTSTLSDTLLGFSIGYFLSDLGMILWHFPALGGLEYVLHHGLSMFSIILALISGQAQFYILMVLFSESTTPFVNLRWYLDIAGQKESNLYIYNGVALFLGWLVARILLFIFFISHMFIHFDQVKKVFPLGFYSLLVVPPVLATMNLYWFWKISKGLIRTLSKARHSQ; from the exons ATGGTCGAATTTCCTTTTACTCTGCACCATGATTTTCTGTCCAGTGCCGGCTATGTTAGTCAGACCAAAGGATATCACTGGGTGGCGTCCGTCGTTTCTGGCATCGTAGTCTGCATAACT GTTTACAAATTAACAGGTATTATTAGCCTCCTATCGTTCAAGGGATATGGAAAACTAAGCAATGCGCAAAAAGTTGAATGGAATAACCG GGGATTCTCGACATTCCATGCTCTTGTAGTGGCGTTTGTTTCTCTCTACCTCCTGTTGTTATCAGATACTTTCGATGAGAACTCTCGTGGTGACTTAATAGTTACTAGGACATCTACCTTATCAGATACGTTATTGGGG TTCTCCATTGGCTATTTTCTATCAGACTTGGGAATGATTCTATGGCACTTTCCAGCTCTGGGTGGTCTGGAGTAT GTTTTACACCATGGGTTATCCATGTTTTCAATCATTCTTGCCCTCATAAGTGGTCAAGCGCAGTTTTACATACTAATGGTTCTCTTCTCCGAGAGCACTACTCCTTTCGTAAATCTGAGATG GTATTTGGATATTGCTGGTCAAAAGGAATCCAATCTTTACATTTATAATGGCGTTGCATTGTTCCTAGGGTGGTTG GTTGCAAGGATTCTTTTGTTCATCTTCTTTATTTCGCACATGTTCATCCATTTTGATCAG GTCAAGAAAGTTTTTCCCCTGGGCTTCTACAGCTTGCTTGTGGTGCCTCCAGTGTTGGCAACGATGAACTTGTATTGGTTTTGGAAGATCTCCAAGGGTTTGATTAGAACTCTTTCCAAAGCAAGACACAGTCAATGA
- the LOC121240030 gene encoding CBS domain-containing protein CBSX3, mitochondrial-like, with the protein MQGALHSFLSRGSIIKNAVIQHFRLANPLIQPVIFSRSHSVTSARIEEHGFESTTIADVLKAKGKNADGSWLWCTMDDTVYDAVQSMTQHNVGALVVVKPGEQKSIAGIITERDYLRKIIVQGRSSKSTKVGDIMTEENKLITVTPDTKVLRAMQLMTDNRIRHIPVIEGSGMVGMVSIGDVVRAVVSEHREELNRLNAFIQGGY; encoded by the exons ATGCAAGGAGCTCTTCATTCATTTCTATCACGTGGAAGCATCATAAAAAATGCAGTTATTCAGCACTTCCGGCTCGCAAATCCCCTGATCCAACCTGTCATATTTTCCCGCTCTCACTCAGTAACATCTGCTCGCATAGAAGAGCATGGTTTTGAAAGCACTACAATTGCAGACGTTTTGAAAGCAAAAGGTAAAAATGCTGATGGCTCTTGGCTTTGGTGCACCATGGATGACACTGTTTATGATGCTGTTCAGTCG ATGACCCAGCACAACGTTGGAGCCTTAGTGGTGGTTAAACCTGGAGAGCAGAAATCAATTGCAGGAATCATAACAGAGAGAG ATTATTTAAGGAAAATCATAGTACAGGGAAGATCGTCCAAGTCGACCAAGGTTGGGGATATTATGACCGAAGAG AACAAGCTTATCACAGTAACACCTGATACGAAAGTTCTGCGGGCTATGCAACTGATGACAG ATAACCGAATCAGGCACATTCCAGTCATTGAAGGAAGTGGGATGGTAGGCATGGTGTCCATAGGAGATGTGGTCCGTGCTGTGGTGAGTGAGCATCGAGAGGAGCTAAACCGCTTGAATGCTTTTATACAAGGAGGCTACTAG